A DNA window from Buttiauxella agrestis contains the following coding sequences:
- the hisD gene encoding histidinol dehydrogenase yields MANFNTLIDWNECDAAAQNALLTRPAISASESITRTVADILNNVKANGDVALREYSAKFDKTEVQQLRVSEQEISAAVARLGSEIKDAMAVAVANIEKFHVAQQLAPVDIETMPGVRCQQVTRPVASVGLYIPGGSAPLFSTVLMLATPARIAGCKKVVLCSPPPIADEILYAAQLCGVQEVFQVGGAQAIAALALGTESIPKVDKIFGPGNAFVTEAKRQVSQRLDGAAIDMPAGPSEVLVIADSGATPDFVASDLLSQAEHGPDSQVILLTPDAQMAQAVAEAVERQLAALPRAETARKALESSRLIVARDLEQCIEISNQYGPEHLIIQTRNARDLVDSITSAGSVFLGDWSPESAGDYASGTNHVLPTYGYTSTCSSLGLADFQKRMTVQELSPQGFASLAKTIETLAAAELLDAHKNAVTLRVAALKEMQ; encoded by the coding sequence ATGGCAAACTTCAATACGTTGATTGACTGGAATGAATGCGATGCGGCGGCACAAAATGCGCTGCTGACGCGCCCGGCAATTTCGGCATCCGAGAGCATTACCCGCACGGTCGCGGACATCCTGAATAATGTGAAAGCCAACGGCGATGTGGCTCTACGTGAATACAGCGCAAAGTTTGATAAAACTGAAGTGCAGCAACTCAGAGTCAGTGAGCAGGAAATTTCCGCGGCGGTAGCGCGTCTGGGTTCAGAAATTAAAGATGCGATGGCCGTGGCCGTGGCGAATATCGAGAAATTCCACGTCGCGCAACAGCTCGCGCCGGTGGATATCGAAACCATGCCAGGCGTGCGTTGCCAGCAGGTGACTCGCCCGGTGGCGTCCGTTGGCTTATATATTCCAGGCGGTTCGGCGCCACTATTTTCAACCGTATTGATGCTTGCCACTCCCGCGCGGATTGCGGGTTGCAAAAAAGTGGTGCTGTGTTCACCGCCGCCAATTGCCGATGAAATTCTGTATGCCGCGCAACTGTGTGGCGTGCAGGAAGTGTTTCAGGTTGGCGGTGCGCAGGCAATCGCTGCGCTGGCGCTGGGCACCGAAAGCATTCCGAAAGTGGATAAAATTTTTGGGCCAGGCAACGCTTTTGTGACCGAAGCTAAACGCCAGGTCAGCCAGCGTCTTGATGGCGCGGCAATCGACATGCCGGCTGGCCCGTCTGAAGTCTTAGTGATTGCCGACAGCGGCGCGACGCCTGACTTCGTGGCATCCGACCTGCTTTCACAGGCTGAACACGGCCCGGACTCGCAAGTGATTTTGCTGACGCCGGATGCGCAGATGGCGCAAGCCGTAGCCGAAGCGGTCGAACGCCAGCTTGCCGCACTGCCGCGTGCTGAAACGGCGCGTAAAGCACTGGAAAGCAGCCGCCTGATAGTGGCCCGCGATTTAGAGCAATGTATTGAGATTTCTAACCAGTACGGCCCGGAGCACCTGATTATTCAGACGCGTAATGCCCGCGACCTGGTGGATAGCATCACCAGCGCCGGTTCCGTGTTCCTCGGTGACTGGTCGCCGGAGTCAGCTGGCGACTACGCTTCGGGTACTAACCATGTGCTACCAACGTACGGTTATACATCGACCTGTTCGAGCCTGGGTCTGGCTGATTTCCAGAAACGCATGACGGTTCAGGAACTCTCGCCGCAAGGTTTCGCCAGCCTTGCTAAAACCATTGAAACGCTGGCCGCCGCCGAGCTGCTGGATGCCCACAAAAACGCCGTTACCCTGCGTGTTGCAGCGCTGAAGGAGATGCAATGA
- the yoeI gene encoding membrane protein YoeI has product MGQLFAFAQVFAVWGNDHVA; this is encoded by the coding sequence ATGGGGCAGCTTTTTGCTTTTGCGCAGGTATTCGCCGTTTGGGGGAATGACCATGTCGCTTAA
- the hisL gene encoding his operon leader peptide: MNKHSYENFMTRVQNTTHHHHYHPD, from the coding sequence ATGAATAAACATTCATACGAGAATTTTATGACACGCGTTCAAAATACGACCCACCATCATCACTATCATCCTGACTAG
- the sbcB gene encoding exodeoxyribonuclease I, giving the protein MDNTTQQPTFLFHDYETFGKSPSLDRPAQFAAIRTDSEFNVIGEPEVFYCKPADDYLPQPEAVMITGITPQHALAQGVNEADFAKRIHSIFTLPKTCVVGYNNVRFDDEVTRNIFYRNFYDPYGWSWQNDNSRWDLLDVMRACYALRPEGIVWPENEDGLPSFRLEHLTKANGIDHANAHDAMSDVYATIAMAQLVKTRQPRLFEYLYTYRSKHKLTTLIDIPQMKPLVHVSGMFGAWRGNTSWIAPLAWHPDNRNAVIMVDLAGDISPLLELDADALRERLYTPKAALGDSPAVPIKLVHLNKCPVLAVANTLRPEDAERLGIDRKRCLDNLKLLREHPAAREKAVAIFAEAEPFVPSDNVDAQLYNGFFSDADRAAMRIVLETEPQNLPALDITFADKRIEKLLFNYRARNFPGTLDEAEQQRWLEHRREVLSQEALQAYAQELEALYNLHESDKEKTALLKALFEYAQFLVG; this is encoded by the coding sequence GTGGATAATACAACGCAACAACCGACCTTTCTCTTCCATGATTATGAGACTTTCGGCAAAAGTCCTTCGCTTGACCGCCCCGCGCAATTTGCAGCGATTCGGACAGATTCCGAGTTCAATGTCATTGGCGAACCGGAAGTATTTTACTGCAAACCCGCTGATGACTATCTGCCTCAACCCGAAGCAGTGATGATTACCGGGATTACCCCGCAGCACGCGCTGGCTCAGGGAGTCAACGAAGCCGATTTTGCTAAACGCATCCACAGTATTTTTACGCTGCCCAAGACCTGTGTGGTGGGCTACAACAATGTGCGCTTCGATGATGAAGTGACGCGTAATATTTTCTATCGTAATTTTTACGACCCGTATGGCTGGAGCTGGCAGAACGATAACTCGCGCTGGGATCTGCTTGATGTGATGCGCGCCTGTTATGCGTTGCGCCCTGAAGGGATTGTCTGGCCGGAAAACGAGGATGGTCTGCCGAGTTTTCGCCTGGAGCATTTAACCAAAGCCAACGGAATTGATCATGCCAACGCGCACGATGCGATGTCCGACGTTTACGCCACTATCGCTATGGCGCAACTGGTTAAAACACGCCAGCCGCGTCTGTTCGAGTATCTCTATACTTACCGCTCCAAACACAAGCTCACCACGCTGATTGATATTCCGCAGATGAAACCGCTGGTGCATGTTTCGGGCATGTTCGGTGCGTGGCGCGGCAATACCAGTTGGATTGCGCCGCTGGCCTGGCATCCGGATAACCGTAATGCGGTGATCATGGTCGATTTGGCTGGAGATATTTCTCCACTGCTGGAACTGGATGCCGATGCATTACGCGAGCGTTTGTATACACCGAAAGCCGCGTTGGGCGATAGTCCGGCGGTGCCCATCAAACTGGTGCATTTGAATAAATGCCCGGTGCTGGCGGTGGCGAATACTCTGCGTCCGGAAGATGCCGAGCGGTTAGGCATCGATCGTAAACGTTGCCTGGATAACCTGAAATTACTGCGTGAACACCCGGCCGCGCGTGAAAAAGCGGTGGCTATTTTTGCTGAGGCCGAGCCTTTTGTGCCGTCTGATAATGTCGATGCTCAATTGTATAATGGCTTCTTCAGCGATGCCGATCGCGCGGCGATGCGCATTGTACTGGAGACGGAGCCGCAAAATTTACCGGCGCTGGATATTACCTTTGCCGATAAACGCATCGAGAAATTGCTGTTTAACTATCGCGCGCGAAATTTCCCCGGCACGCTGGATGAAGCAGAACAACAGCGCTGGTTAGAACATCGCCGTGAGGTGTTGTCTCAGGAGGCGCTGCAGGCCTACGCGCAAGAACTGGAAGCGCTGTACAACCTGCATGAAAGCGATAAAGAAAAGACGGCGTTGCTTAAGGCATTGTTTGAGTACGCGCAGTTTTTGGTGGGTTAA
- a CDS encoding APC family permease, translating into MSLNVTAGAKSRVELRKSLTLIPVVMMGLAYMQPMTLFDTFGIVSGLTDGHVATAYAFALVAILFTALSYGKLVRRFPSAGSAYTYAQKAIHPVVGFMVGWSALLDYLFMPMINILLAKIYFEALVPSIPSWIFVVLLVGFMTISNLRGIKTVANFNSLIVVLQMIVMVVITGLVIYGVANGEGAGTLTSTRPFWSEHANVVPMITGATILCFSFLGFDGISSLSEETKDAGRVIPKAIFLTALIGGVIFVVVSYFLQLYFPDISRFHDPDASQPEIMLFVAGKTFQFGILIFSCVTVLASGMAAHAGVSRLMYVMGRDGVFPERFFGYIHPKWRTPALNVVLVGIIALFAVKFDLVTATALINFGALVAFTFVNLSVISQFWIREGRNKSIKDHINYLVLPICGALTVGALWINLEESSMILGLIWAAIGLTYLAFVTRRFRNPVPQFNEDLA; encoded by the coding sequence ATGTCGCTTAACGTCACCGCAGGTGCAAAATCTCGTGTTGAACTCCGTAAGAGCCTAACGCTCATTCCGGTTGTTATGATGGGCCTTGCTTATATGCAGCCTATGACCTTGTTCGATACATTTGGGATTGTATCTGGCCTTACCGACGGACATGTCGCTACGGCTTACGCGTTTGCCCTTGTGGCAATTTTGTTTACCGCGTTAAGTTATGGAAAGCTAGTACGCCGCTTCCCATCAGCGGGTTCCGCCTATACCTACGCTCAAAAAGCTATCCACCCGGTGGTCGGCTTTATGGTGGGCTGGTCGGCGCTGCTTGATTATCTCTTCATGCCGATGATCAACATCCTGCTGGCAAAAATCTATTTTGAAGCCCTGGTGCCGTCGATCCCATCGTGGATATTCGTGGTGCTGCTGGTGGGCTTTATGACCATCTCCAACCTGCGTGGCATCAAAACTGTGGCTAACTTCAATAGCCTCATCGTTGTGCTGCAAATGATTGTGATGGTGGTGATAACGGGTCTGGTGATTTACGGCGTAGCCAATGGCGAAGGTGCCGGCACGTTAACCAGCACGCGTCCATTCTGGTCTGAACACGCAAACGTGGTGCCGATGATCACCGGAGCGACGATACTGTGCTTCTCGTTCCTCGGCTTTGACGGCATTAGCTCGTTGTCCGAAGAAACTAAAGATGCTGGCCGAGTCATCCCGAAAGCGATTTTCCTGACTGCCCTGATTGGCGGCGTGATCTTCGTGGTGGTGTCTTACTTCCTGCAACTGTACTTCCCGGACATCTCTCGCTTCCATGACCCGGATGCGTCACAGCCAGAAATCATGCTGTTCGTGGCAGGTAAAACCTTCCAGTTCGGAATCCTGATTTTCTCCTGTGTGACTGTTCTGGCGTCAGGTATGGCGGCACATGCGGGCGTTTCGCGCCTGATGTATGTGATGGGTCGTGACGGCGTGTTCCCGGAGCGTTTCTTCGGTTACATTCACCCGAAATGGCGCACCCCGGCGTTGAACGTTGTGCTGGTGGGTATCATTGCTCTGTTCGCGGTGAAATTTGACCTGGTTACAGCAACGGCGCTGATTAACTTCGGTGCGCTGGTGGCGTTCACCTTCGTGAACCTGTCAGTCATTTCCCAGTTCTGGATCCGCGAAGGCCGTAACAAGTCCATCAAAGATCACATCAACTATCTGGTGCTGCCAATCTGTGGCGCGCTGACAGTGGGTGCATTGTGGATTAACCTGGAAGAAAGCTCGATGATTCTGGGGCTGATTTGGGCGGCTATCGGCCTGACCTATCTGGCCTTCGTGACTCGTCGCTTCCGTAACCCGGTGCCACAATTCAACGAAGACCTGGCGTAA
- a CDS encoding SDR family oxidoreductase produces the protein MKKVAIVGLGWLGMPLALSLSARGWQVTGSKTTLDGVEAARMCGIDSYQLQLTPELICDSDDLDALLDADALVITLPARRTGEGDDFYLQAVQEIVDSALAHDIPRIIFTSSTSVYGETESTVKETSPLEPVTASGRVLKELETWLHDLPGTSVDILRLAGLVGPERHPGRFLAGKVDVQNGTHGVNLVHLEDVISAITLLLQAPKGGHIYNLCAPDHPSRAEFYTQMARQMNLDAPVFRTEGQNGHGKLVDGNRICNELGFEYQYPNPLVMPMQ, from the coding sequence ATGAAAAAGGTTGCGATTGTCGGGTTAGGCTGGTTGGGAATGCCACTGGCATTGTCATTGTCAGCGCGTGGCTGGCAAGTGACAGGAAGTAAAACCACCCTTGATGGTGTCGAAGCCGCAAGAATGTGCGGAATTGACAGTTATCAATTGCAACTCACGCCCGAACTGATTTGCGATAGCGACGATCTCGACGCGTTGCTTGATGCTGATGCTTTGGTGATAACGCTGCCCGCTCGCCGCACCGGTGAAGGGGACGATTTTTATCTGCAAGCGGTTCAGGAAATTGTCGATAGCGCGTTAGCACATGATATTCCGCGCATCATTTTTACCAGCTCCACGTCGGTTTACGGTGAAACAGAAAGCACCGTGAAAGAAACCTCGCCGCTTGAACCGGTGACTGCCAGTGGCCGCGTGCTTAAAGAACTTGAAACCTGGCTGCATGATTTGCCGGGAACCTCGGTCGATATTCTGCGCCTGGCAGGCTTAGTTGGGCCGGAGCGCCATCCTGGGCGCTTCCTTGCAGGGAAAGTGGATGTGCAAAACGGCACGCATGGCGTCAACCTGGTGCATCTCGAAGATGTTATTTCAGCTATTACGCTGTTGTTGCAGGCTCCAAAGGGCGGACACATCTATAATTTATGTGCGCCAGATCACCCATCGCGTGCTGAGTTCTACACTCAAATGGCGCGCCAGATGAACCTTGATGCGCCAGTGTTCAGAACGGAAGGGCAAAATGGCCACGGTAAGCTGGTGGATGGCAACCGTATTTGCAATGAACTTGGGTTTGAATATCAGTATCCAAACCCGCTGGTAATGCCCATGCAGTAA
- the dacD gene encoding serine-type D-Ala-D-Ala carboxypeptidase DacD, which yields MKIRLFAVCSLLSLSAHSAFADDIFVNPPSPPQIQAGSWVLMDYTTGQILAAENEHVRRNPASLTKLMTGYVVDRAIDSGRIKADDIVTVGRDAWAKGNPVFDGSSLMFLKQGDRLTVHDLSRGLIIDSGNDACVALADYVAGGQPQFVAMMNKYVQQLRLRDTHFETVHGLDAPGQHSSAYDLAVLSRAIIHGEPDFYHMYSERSLTWNGITQQNRNGLLWDKGLNVDGLKTGHTASAGFNLIASSVDGERRLIAVVMGAESPKGREDQARKLLHWGQDNFDTVQVLHKGKKIGTETIWYGDQKKVEVGTNQDVYLALPKSEVPNIKAKYVLDKPELEAPIAANQHVGEIELFDRDKLIAHWPLVTLADVKKGSAWSRFSDYLSHKL from the coding sequence TTGAAGATCCGTCTGTTTGCTGTCTGTTCTCTGCTGTCATTATCTGCTCACTCCGCTTTTGCCGACGATATCTTTGTTAACCCGCCATCCCCTCCACAAATTCAGGCGGGTTCCTGGGTGTTGATGGATTACACCACCGGGCAAATTCTGGCTGCGGAAAATGAACATGTGCGACGCAACCCGGCAAGTCTGACTAAATTGATGACGGGCTATGTGGTGGACCGCGCCATTGATAGCGGGCGCATCAAGGCTGACGATATCGTGACAGTGGGCAGAGATGCCTGGGCAAAAGGCAATCCGGTTTTCGACGGTTCATCGCTGATGTTTTTGAAACAGGGTGACAGACTCACCGTTCACGATTTGAGTCGCGGGTTGATTATCGACTCCGGGAACGATGCTTGTGTCGCGCTAGCCGATTACGTTGCTGGCGGGCAGCCGCAATTTGTGGCGATGATGAATAAATACGTGCAGCAATTACGCCTGCGCGATACCCATTTTGAAACGGTACACGGCCTGGATGCACCGGGTCAGCACAGTTCCGCTTACGATCTTGCCGTGTTATCCCGCGCCATTATTCATGGCGAACCTGATTTTTATCATATGTATAGCGAACGTAGCCTGACCTGGAATGGCATCACCCAACAGAACCGTAATGGGCTGTTATGGGACAAAGGCTTGAATGTCGATGGCCTGAAAACCGGTCACACCGCGAGTGCCGGGTTCAATCTTATTGCGTCGAGTGTTGATGGCGAGCGCCGTTTAATTGCTGTGGTGATGGGGGCTGAAAGCCCGAAAGGGCGTGAAGATCAGGCGCGTAAATTACTGCACTGGGGTCAGGATAATTTCGATACCGTTCAGGTTCTGCATAAAGGTAAGAAAATTGGCACCGAGACAATCTGGTACGGCGATCAAAAGAAAGTCGAAGTCGGAACCAATCAGGATGTCTATCTGGCGCTGCCAAAATCTGAAGTGCCTAATATTAAAGCTAAATATGTCCTCGACAAGCCTGAGCTGGAAGCCCCTATAGCGGCTAACCAGCATGTCGGTGAGATTGAACTGTTTGACCGCGATAAACTGATTGCGCACTGGCCGCTGGTGACGCTGGCTGATGTCAAAAAGGGCAGCGCATGGTCGCGCTTCAGCGATTATCTGAGCCACAAACTGTAA
- the hisC gene encoding histidinol-phosphate transaminase, giving the protein MSIEELARENVRALTPYQSARRLGGNGDVWLNANEYPTAVEFELTQQTLNRYPECQPKLVIERYAEYAGVKPEQVLVSRGADEGIELLIRAFCEPGKDAVLYCPPTYGMYSVSSEAFNVECRVVPTLADWQLDLPAIAENIEGVKVIYVCSPNNPTGQLINPQDFRVLLEMARGKALVVADEAYIEFCPQATLAGWLNEYPHLVVLRTLSKAFALAGLRCGFTLANEEVINLLMKVIAPYPLSTPVADIAAQALSPQGINAMRERVAEILVNRQYLISALQDVACVEQVFDSETNYVLARITASSAVFKSLWDQGIILRDQNKQPSLSGCLRITVGTRTECERTIAALREQPGLTATEGV; this is encoded by the coding sequence ATGAGCATTGAAGAGTTAGCCCGTGAGAACGTTCGCGCCCTGACCCCTTACCAGTCGGCTCGCCGCCTGGGTGGCAATGGTGATGTGTGGCTGAACGCCAACGAATATCCGACCGCAGTTGAATTTGAATTAACGCAGCAGACGCTGAACCGTTACCCTGAATGCCAGCCGAAACTGGTTATCGAACGTTACGCCGAATACGCAGGCGTGAAACCTGAGCAAGTGCTGGTCAGCCGTGGCGCAGACGAAGGTATCGAACTGTTGATCCGTGCATTCTGCGAGCCGGGCAAAGATGCCGTTCTCTACTGCCCACCAACGTACGGTATGTACAGCGTGAGCAGCGAAGCCTTCAACGTGGAATGCCGCGTCGTACCGACACTGGCAGACTGGCAGCTCGATTTACCGGCCATTGCGGAGAATATTGAAGGCGTAAAAGTCATTTACGTTTGCAGCCCGAATAACCCGACGGGGCAGTTAATCAATCCGCAAGATTTCCGCGTGCTGCTGGAAATGGCTCGCGGTAAAGCCTTAGTGGTTGCGGACGAAGCCTATATTGAGTTTTGCCCGCAGGCGACTCTGGCTGGCTGGTTGAATGAGTATCCGCACCTTGTGGTGCTGCGCACGCTTTCCAAAGCCTTTGCGCTGGCTGGCCTGCGCTGCGGCTTTACGCTGGCCAACGAAGAAGTGATTAACTTGCTGATGAAAGTGATTGCCCCTTACCCGCTTTCAACGCCGGTTGCGGATATCGCCGCTCAGGCGTTAAGCCCGCAGGGTATCAATGCGATGCGCGAGCGGGTGGCCGAAATTTTAGTCAATCGCCAATATCTGATCTCGGCATTGCAGGACGTGGCCTGCGTTGAGCAAGTTTTTGACTCTGAAACCAACTATGTGCTGGCGCGCATCACCGCTTCAAGTGCAGTGTTCAAATCTCTGTGGGATCAGGGCATTATCCTACGTGACCAAAATAAACAACCATCGTTAAGCGGCTGCCTGCGGATTACCGTCGGCACCCGTACCGAGTGCGAGCGCACTATTGCTGCGCTGCGTGAACAACCCGGCCTAACGG
- the gabT gene encoding 4-aminobutyrate--2-oxoglutarate transaminase, which translates to MKQTNQQWQSRREQAVPQGVGNALPVYIEKAKNAEIWDVEGKRYIDFASGIAVLNTGHNHPAVIDAVRQQLEKFTHPCFQVTPYGNYIELAERLNTLVPISEPCQTLFLTTGAEAVENAIKVARIATGRSAIIAFRGAFHGRTLLGMALTGKVQPYKKGYGPFPAGIYHAPYPAAYLGVSDTQALASLAGIFAADVSPDEVAAIIIEPVQGEGGFYAASPSFMKQLRALCDKHGIVLIADEIQSGFCRTGKTFAIEHSEVEPDLVTMAKSLAGGFPLSALVGKKSLFDKAMPGGLGGTYAGSPVAIAAALAVTDIIETENLNARAQEIGEQITRRLHEMAEQFDCIGDVRGYGAMIAMELVEERDSHRPNKELTQELVKEAGKKGLVLLSCGVRANVIRFLVPLTAEKEIVNEGLNILSSCLELVQNTRLTK; encoded by the coding sequence ATGAAGCAAACCAATCAGCAATGGCAGTCACGACGTGAGCAGGCGGTTCCTCAGGGAGTCGGCAATGCGTTGCCGGTATACATCGAAAAAGCGAAAAATGCCGAAATCTGGGATGTTGAAGGCAAACGCTATATTGATTTTGCTTCGGGTATTGCGGTGCTCAATACCGGGCATAACCATCCGGCAGTGATTGACGCGGTACGTCAACAGCTTGAAAAATTTACCCATCCTTGTTTCCAGGTCACGCCATACGGCAATTATATCGAGCTTGCCGAACGGCTGAATACACTGGTGCCGATAAGCGAACCGTGCCAGACCCTGTTTCTCACCACTGGCGCAGAAGCCGTTGAAAATGCCATTAAAGTGGCGCGAATCGCCACCGGGCGCTCGGCTATTATTGCGTTTCGTGGCGCGTTCCATGGCCGAACCCTTCTGGGAATGGCGCTAACGGGCAAAGTTCAGCCGTATAAAAAAGGTTACGGCCCCTTCCCGGCAGGTATATATCACGCGCCTTATCCAGCGGCATATCTTGGCGTGAGCGACACTCAGGCGCTGGCCTCACTGGCGGGTATTTTTGCCGCCGATGTGTCACCCGATGAAGTCGCCGCCATTATTATTGAACCGGTACAAGGGGAAGGGGGCTTCTACGCCGCATCGCCTTCCTTTATGAAACAACTGCGCGCGCTGTGCGATAAACACGGCATCGTGTTGATTGCCGACGAAATCCAGAGCGGTTTTTGCCGTACCGGTAAAACCTTCGCGATTGAACACAGTGAAGTGGAACCCGATTTAGTCACGATGGCGAAAAGCCTGGCGGGCGGTTTCCCACTTTCGGCGCTGGTCGGCAAGAAATCGTTGTTTGATAAAGCCATGCCGGGCGGGCTTGGCGGCACTTATGCGGGTTCACCCGTGGCGATTGCTGCCGCGCTGGCGGTGACTGATATCATTGAGACGGAAAATCTCAATGCCCGCGCGCAAGAAATTGGCGAGCAAATCACCCGTCGTTTACACGAAATGGCTGAGCAATTTGACTGTATTGGCGATGTCCGTGGTTATGGCGCAATGATTGCCATGGAACTGGTGGAAGAGCGTGACAGCCATCGTCCAAATAAAGAGTTAACACAAGAACTTGTTAAAGAAGCCGGTAAAAAGGGACTGGTGCTGCTTTCTTGCGGAGTGCGAGCCAATGTGATTCGTTTTCTCGTTCCGTTAACTGCTGAAAAAGAAATTGTTAATGAAGGTCTCAACATCTTGTCATCATGCCTCGAATTAGTGCAAAATACGCGCCTCACTAAATGA
- a CDS encoding LysR substrate-binding domain-containing protein: protein MKPLLDVLIILDTLDKEGSFAAAATKLFKTPSALSYTVQKLENDLNIQILDRSGHRARFTRTGQLLLEKGREVLHSVRELEQQAIKLHQGWENELVIGVDDSFPFSLLTPLIEAFYKSYSVTRLKFINGVLGGSWEALTEGRADIIVGAMSDPPSLSGFGFTLLGQLESVFVVAPHHPLAEIEEPLTRRVVKRSRAVIVGDTSRLEPSRSMHLLEDQDAITVFDFKTKLELQISGIGCGYVPRYMAQRFIESGVLVEKRVVSHVPFVPVWIGWNEQTAGLASEWWREQIVSSPEIAVVYGTTENNTNG from the coding sequence ATGAAACCACTGCTGGATGTATTGATCATTCTCGATACCCTCGATAAAGAAGGGAGCTTTGCTGCGGCGGCAACAAAGCTTTTCAAAACGCCTTCCGCACTCAGTTACACCGTTCAAAAACTCGAAAACGATCTCAACATTCAAATCCTCGACCGTTCCGGTCATCGCGCACGTTTTACGCGAACGGGTCAGCTTCTGCTGGAAAAAGGCCGCGAAGTACTGCATTCCGTACGTGAACTGGAACAGCAGGCTATCAAGCTACATCAGGGCTGGGAGAACGAACTGGTCATTGGTGTAGACGACTCTTTCCCATTCTCACTGCTGACTCCGCTGATTGAAGCGTTCTACAAAAGTTACAGCGTGACGCGCCTGAAATTTATTAATGGCGTGCTCGGTGGTTCCTGGGAGGCGCTCACCGAAGGGCGGGCGGATATTATCGTTGGCGCAATGAGTGACCCGCCGTCACTGAGCGGTTTTGGTTTTACCTTGCTCGGGCAACTCGAAAGCGTGTTTGTCGTCGCGCCACATCATCCCCTGGCTGAGATCGAAGAACCTCTAACGCGCCGGGTGGTGAAACGCAGTCGCGCGGTGATCGTCGGCGACACTTCCCGTCTTGAACCGTCGCGTTCGATGCATTTGCTTGAAGATCAGGATGCAATCACTGTTTTTGATTTCAAAACTAAACTCGAGCTGCAAATCAGCGGCATCGGCTGCGGTTACGTTCCGCGTTACATGGCGCAACGCTTTATTGAAAGTGGCGTTTTGGTAGAAAAACGGGTGGTTTCCCATGTGCCGTTTGTTCCGGTATGGATTGGCTGGAACGAGCAAACCGCTGGGCTTGCCAGCGAATGGTGGCGCGAGCAGATAGTCAGCAGTCCGGAGATTGCCGTGGTCTACGGCACCACGGAAAATAATACAAATGGGTGA
- the hisG gene encoding ATP phosphoribosyltransferase, with translation MLDNNRLRIAIQKSGRLSDDSRELLARCGIKINLHTQRLIALAENMPIDILRVRDDDIPGLIMDGVVDLGIIGENVLEEELLTRRAQGEDPRYYTLRRLDFGGCRFSLAISVDEPWDGPACLNNKRIATSYPHLLKRYLDGKGVQFKSCLLNGSVEVAPRAGLADAICDLVSTGATLEANGLREVEVIYRSKACLIQRDGEMPEAKQQLIDKLMTRIQGVIQARESKYIMLHAPSERLDEIISLLPGAERPTILPLAGDQQRVAMHMVSSETLFWETMEKLKALGASSILVLPIEKMME, from the coding sequence ATGTTAGACAACAACCGTTTACGCATAGCTATTCAGAAATCAGGCCGTTTGAGCGATGACTCACGCGAATTACTGGCTCGCTGCGGGATAAAAATCAACCTGCACACTCAGCGCCTGATTGCGTTGGCAGAAAACATGCCGATCGACATTCTGCGTGTCCGTGATGACGATATCCCTGGGCTGATTATGGACGGCGTGGTGGATTTGGGGATTATTGGCGAGAACGTGCTGGAAGAAGAGTTGCTGACTCGCCGCGCTCAGGGCGAAGATCCTCGTTATTACACGCTGCGTCGTTTAGATTTCGGCGGTTGCCGTTTCTCGCTGGCGATTTCTGTTGATGAGCCATGGGATGGCCCGGCATGCCTCAACAACAAACGTATCGCCACCTCTTACCCTCACCTGTTAAAGCGCTACCTTGATGGCAAAGGTGTGCAGTTCAAATCTTGCTTGTTGAACGGTTCCGTTGAAGTTGCCCCGCGTGCGGGTCTGGCTGATGCGATTTGTGACCTGGTTTCTACCGGTGCAACGCTTGAAGCCAACGGCCTGCGTGAAGTAGAAGTGATTTACCGTTCCAAAGCGTGCCTGATTCAGCGCGATGGCGAAATGCCAGAAGCTAAACAACAGCTTATCGACAAACTGATGACTCGTATTCAGGGCGTGATTCAGGCGCGTGAATCGAAATACATTATGTTGCATGCACCAAGTGAGCGTCTGGACGAGATTATCTCTCTGCTGCCAGGCGCTGAACGCCCAACCATTCTGCCGCTCGCAGGCGATCAACAGCGTGTAGCGATGCATATGGTGAGCAGTGAAACGCTGTTCTGGGAAACCATGGAAAAACTGAAAGCGCTGGGTGCCAGTTCAATTCTGGTGTTACCAATTGAGAAAATGATGGAGTAA